In one window of Henckelia pumila isolate YLH828 chromosome 1, ASM3356847v2, whole genome shotgun sequence DNA:
- the LOC140874960 gene encoding uncharacterized protein isoform X2, whose amino-acid sequence MDRNGSLLTWDQFMQGVRCHFGASVYDDPLGKIAKLFQTGSVNQYRTEFGCLMNRIEGVDETLFLNIFIWGLKPEIRRELLIHPPTSLIEAMNKAQLFEDRNNDLKGVLRAGGMNPNSTVLLPPPINKAPGEKMGLGMTEGRSHPNTTPKLPIKRLTIAEMKERREKGLCFNCDEKFNANHLCKNRVMVLLGDDWDDYTLGVDVYGEKTLLELDEGVTEVSLHTLTSSATPRIFRITANFQQIPVKVLIDTGSHNNFLQEGLIERLGMVVTESRRLRVYMGNGQYLWCDKV is encoded by the exons ATGGATCGGAATGGTTCCCTTCTTACATGGGATCAGTTCATGCAAGGTGTTCGGTGTCATTTTGGAGCTTCGGTCTATGACGACCCATTGGGAAAAATTGCGAAGTTGTTTCAGACGGGGAGTGTGAACCAATATCGCACTGAGTTTGGATGTTTGATGAATAGGATTGAAGGGGTTGATGAAACCTTGTTtctcaatatttttatttggggCCTCAAACCTGAGATTCGAAGGGAGCTGCTAATCCATCCACCTACGAGTCTCATCGAGGCCATGAACAAAGCTCAACTATTTGAAGACAGGAATAATGATCTCAAAGGAGTATTGCGGGCAGGGGGCATGAATCCTAACTCAACGGTCCTTCTGCCTCCACCAATTAACAAGGCACCAGGGGAGAAAATGGGTCTCGGGATGACTGAGGGGCGATCCCACCCAAACACCACCCCGAAGCTGCCCATCAAAAGGCTCACCATCGCTGAAATGAAAGAAAGAAGGGAAAAGGGACTCTGTTTCAATTGTGATGAGAAGTTTAATGCAAACCATCTTTGCAAGAATCGAGTCATGGTTTTACTGGGTGACGACTGGGATGATTACACATTAGGAGTGGATGTCTATGGGGAAAAAACATTACTAGAGCTCGATGAAGGCGTCACTGAGGTTAGTTTGCATACACTGACTAGCTCCGCCACACCACGCATTTTCCGCATTACTGCAAATTTTCAACAAATACCAGTCAAAGTATTAATCGACACCGGAAGCcataataattttttacaaGAAGGGCTGATCGAGAGGCTGGGGATGGTTGTTACGGAGTCTCGCCGATTACGAGTTTACATGGGCAATGGGCAGTATTTGTGGTGCGACAAG GTTTGA
- the LOC140874960 gene encoding uncharacterized protein isoform X1 — translation MDRNGSLLTWDQFMQGVRCHFGASVYDDPLGKIAKLFQTGSVNQYRTEFGCLMNRIEGVDETLFLNIFIWGLKPEIRRELLIHPPTSLIEAMNKAQLFEDRNNDLKGVLRAGGMNPNSTVLLPPPINKAPGEKMGLGMTEGRSHPNTTPKLPIKRLTIAEMKERREKGLCFNCDEKFNANHLCKNRVMVLLGDDWDDYTLGVDVYGEKTLLELDEGVTEVSLHTLTSSATPRIFRITANFQQIPVKVLIDTGSHNNFLQEGLIERLGMVVTESRRLRVYMGNGQYLWCDKALSVIPRESWGDVARRSYHDSMGKSEIVVSSHKEL, via the exons ATGGATCGGAATGGTTCCCTTCTTACATGGGATCAGTTCATGCAAGGTGTTCGGTGTCATTTTGGAGCTTCGGTCTATGACGACCCATTGGGAAAAATTGCGAAGTTGTTTCAGACGGGGAGTGTGAACCAATATCGCACTGAGTTTGGATGTTTGATGAATAGGATTGAAGGGGTTGATGAAACCTTGTTtctcaatatttttatttggggCCTCAAACCTGAGATTCGAAGGGAGCTGCTAATCCATCCACCTACGAGTCTCATCGAGGCCATGAACAAAGCTCAACTATTTGAAGACAGGAATAATGATCTCAAAGGAGTATTGCGGGCAGGGGGCATGAATCCTAACTCAACGGTCCTTCTGCCTCCACCAATTAACAAGGCACCAGGGGAGAAAATGGGTCTCGGGATGACTGAGGGGCGATCCCACCCAAACACCACCCCGAAGCTGCCCATCAAAAGGCTCACCATCGCTGAAATGAAAGAAAGAAGGGAAAAGGGACTCTGTTTCAATTGTGATGAGAAGTTTAATGCAAACCATCTTTGCAAGAATCGAGTCATGGTTTTACTGGGTGACGACTGGGATGATTACACATTAGGAGTGGATGTCTATGGGGAAAAAACATTACTAGAGCTCGATGAAGGCGTCACTGAGGTTAGTTTGCATACACTGACTAGCTCCGCCACACCACGCATTTTCCGCATTACTGCAAATTTTCAACAAATACCAGTCAAAGTATTAATCGACACCGGAAGCcataataattttttacaaGAAGGGCTGATCGAGAGGCTGGGGATGGTTGTTACGGAGTCTCGCCGATTACGAGTTTACATGGGCAATGGGCAGTATTTGTGGTGCGACAAG gcactatcagtgatacctagggaatcatggggcgatgttgctaggcgctcttaccatgattcgatgggcaagtcggaaattgttgtttcgagtcacaaggagttgtga